Proteins encoded within one genomic window of Triticum aestivum cultivar Chinese Spring chromosome 2D, IWGSC CS RefSeq v2.1, whole genome shotgun sequence:
- the LOC123051546 gene encoding uncharacterized protein: MGRNSPEHRRRCPPRPPPRRHGPQDMASLPIPDELLAEIFVRLPTPTDLVRASAACVSFRRVVADRSFLRQFRKLHAPPLLGFLGPHTGFDPAERPHPSASAATAVALAADFSFSFLPAPDPAHRRVVWDVRDGRVLLRGMPLENSHGVVFTETVVCDPLHRRYLMLPSIPDDLAASVEGLRPRSCEIFLVPEGGDESTTAEETSFRVIWVGHYEDKLITYVFSSSTRHWQAIRSLTWTDLSAGLLSSTETTLFCRRQYVYGCFYWLPNSKHGIKMLVLNTRKMEFSIAEPPAEPKVCYRHITMVEAGEGRPGLVVLTYGPRGHIYTIWRNNNGSSSQWQKDKVIPPSPGSGYVLRHSMGTHLLLNHWGLSFDEELCPDLCTLDMKTLQIERVCASTAQSFAYSNYPPSLSSPTVSNDGY, translated from the exons ATGGGCCGCAACTCACCGGAGCACCGCCGTCGGTGCCCTCCCCGTCCCCCTCCGCGGCGGCATGGCCCCCAGGATATGGCCTCGCTGCCGATCCCCGACGAGCTGCTCGCTGAAATCTTCGTTCGCCTGCCCACCCCAACCGACCTCGtccgcgcctccgccgcctgcgTCTCCTTCCGCCGCGTCGTCGCCGACCGCTCCTTCCTCAGGCAGTTCCGCAAGCTCCACGCCCcgcccctcctcggcttcctcgGTCCGCATACCGGCTTCGACCCCGCGGAGCGGCCTCACCCCTCCGCATCTGCGGccaccgccgtcgccctcgccgccgacTTCTCCTTCTCGTTCCTTCCGGCCCCCGACCCCGCTCACCGCCGGGTTGTCTGGGACGTCCGCGACGGCCGGGTCCTCCTCCGCGGAATGCCCCTGGAAAATTCTCATGGAGTCGTTTTCACAGAGACGGTGGTGTGCGACCCTTTGCACCGGAGGTACCTCATGCTTCCCTCAATCCCTGACGACCTTGCAGCTAGCGTGGAGGGGCTACGCCCACGTTCATGCGAGATTTTCCTTGTTCCCGAAGGCGGCGATGAGTCAACAACTGCTGAAGAGACGTCATTCAGAGTGATCTGGGTGGGGCACTATGAAGATAAGCTCATCACCTATGTCTTCTCTTCTAGCACCAGACATTGGCAAGCCATTCGATCCCTTACCTGGACCGATTTGTCAGCTGGCTTGCTATCATCGACAGAGACGACACTCTTCTGCCGGCGCCAATACGTGTATGGCTGCTTTTACTGGCTTCCAAATTCGAAGCACGGAATAAAAATGTTGGTGCTCAACACCCGCAAGATGGAGTTCTCCATTGCTGAACCTCCAGCTGAACCCAAAGTTTGTTACAGACATATAACTATGGTGGAGGCAGGAGAAGGCAGGCCCGGGCTGGTCGTCCTTACATACGGCCCACGTGGCCACATTTATACCATTTGGAGAAACAATAATGGGAGTTCCAGCCAATGGCAAAAGGATAAGGTAATCCCGCCCTCACCGGGATCTGGGTATGTGCTCAGACATTCAATGGGGACACATTTGCTTTTGAATCACTGGGGACTATCCTTCGACGAAGAATTATGCCCAGACTTGTGCACGTTGGACATGAAAACATTACAGATTGAGAGAGTGTGTGCTTCCACAGCGCAAAGCTTCGCATATAGCAACTATCCACCATCGTTGTCATCACCTACAGTATCAAATG ACGGTTATTGA